A genomic segment from Hypomesus transpacificus isolate Combined female chromosome 13, fHypTra1, whole genome shotgun sequence encodes:
- the si:dkey-21c1.4 gene encoding uncharacterized protein C17orf80 homolog isoform X1, translated as MLETCPFCGKSFKRLKTHLPHCKYAPVAQATQASKNPITASHQQNHPSPVNTSSIPSLALLETANANKRSSGKKSAKKTEKPSPPPSSASSSPTKKSKKTLESSSPAALPSLPTTQKKKHRIVDDIKPVPLPLLSINPPITKPKKKGVRAPKEYSDSGSKTLLGTEAASTGLLLSPEPSLAPDLVSCTSPVSHGDTGRPVTSSKLKMTENTGSTKSALDPGPVRLQPKDAAKKKPQRQKAGLAVEATPPSVSQGPGQQGLMDGGLQGPSCGDGAWAEGAEVERNRGSSGREVEKMERLHWSGVDQIRPVLQDHTILSNLNTESQKSILDQIKSTTAVQSANHLFNMIDSRRPVRDLSESSALRPVNVPVLPASTPVPRTRTGNKTIMTSLPSSLTRSPGLLNTSHTRDTPPVVWSSTVPPRPAPVVMDIAQSLRQGMELKTKAQQLAEQEALAGAVTQRALGEVTLRQLPGWLADQLPNHPREAAHMLHRGWQWYYRRYIDVKKGGVGGVAMLLAGYCVLSYTWNYPHIKRDRWRRYH; from the exons ATGTTGGAGACATGCCCATTCTGTGGGAAAAGCTTTAAGAGGCTGAAGACCCACCTCCCTCACTGCAAATATGCCCCAGTCGCCCAGGCAACACAAGCCTCCAAGAACCCCATCACAGCTTCCCACCAGCAGAACCATCCATCACCAGTAAACACATCTTCAATACCATCGTTGGCATTGCTAGAAACAGCAAATGCCAACAAGAGATCAAGTGGCAAGAAATCAGCTAAGAAGACTGAGAAACCATCACCGCCACCATCATCAGCATCTTCCTCACCAACTAAGAAGAGTAAGAAAACACTAGAATCTTCATCCCCAGCAGCTTTGCCATCATTACCAACAACCCAGAAGAAGAAACACAGGATTGTTGATGACATAAAGCCTGTCCCCTTGCCTCTTCTCTCCATCAACCCCCCCATCACTAAACCCAAGAAGAAGGGTGTTCGTGCTCCTAAGGAGTACTCGGACTCAGGATCTAAAACACTGTTGGGAACAGAAGCTGCTTCCACAGGTCTATTGCTCTCCCCAGAGCCCAGTCTGGCTCCAGATCTCGTGTCATGTACGTCCCCAGTCTCTCACGGGGACACAGGACGTCCAGTCACATCCTCTAAACTCAAAATGACTGAAAACACAGGGAGCACCAAATCTGCCCTTGACCCTGGCCCAGTTAGACTCCAACCCAAAGATGCTGCCAAGAAGAAACCACAAAGACAGAAGGCTGGACTGGCAGTGGAGGCAAcgcctccttctgtctcccagGGTCCTGGGCAGCAGGGGCTGATGGATGGGGGGCTGCAGGGTCCAAGCTGTGGGGACGGTGCCTGGGCTGAAGgtgcagaggtggagaggaacagaggatcttcaggcagggaggtggagaagatggAAAGGTTGCACTGGTCAGGTGTTGATCAGATCAGGCCAGTTCTCCAGGACCACACCATCTTAAGCAACTTAAATACTGAAAGTCAGAAATCAATACTAGACCAGATTAAATCTACCACTGCAGTCCAGAGTGCGAACCATCTGTTCAACATGATAGACTCTAGGAGACCTGTCAGAGACCTCAGTGAAAGCAGCGCTTTACGTCCAGTGAATGTTCCAGTTCTCCCAGCATCCACCCCTGTACCACGAACCAGGACAGGAAACAAAACCATAATGACCAGCCTGCCGTCCAGCCTCACACGTTCCCCAGGCCTCCTGAACACGTCTCACACACGAGACACACCTCCTGTTGTCTGGAGCTCCACGGTGCCCCCCCGCCCAGCCCCTGTCGTCATGGATATAGCCCAGAGTTTGAGACAGGGGATGGAGCTCAAGACCAAGGCACAGCAACTTGCAGAGCAGGAGGCTCTAG CAGGTGCTGTGACACAGCGGGCTCTAGGAGAAGTGACACTGAGGCAgctccctggctggctggcagaccAACTCCCCAACCACCCCCGAGAGGCAGCCCACATGCttcacagag gcTGGCAGTGGTATTACAGGAGATACATCGATGTCAAGAAAGGAGGTGTTGGAGGAGTGGCTATGCTGTTAGCAGGGTATTGTGTTCTCAGCTACACATGGAATTACCCACACATCA AGCGAGACCGCTGGAGGAGATAccactga
- the LOC124475657 gene encoding guanine nucleotide-binding protein subunit alpha-13-like: MADFLPSRSVLNVCIPACLLNSTEVEQLRKSKEIDKCLSRDKTYVKRLVKILLLGAGESGKSTFLKQMRIIHGQDFDQQAREEFRATIYSNVIKGVRVLVDAREKLHIPWGCPDNHTHGASLMAFDTRSAIMAQGQVEKSVFLLYLPSIQALWADTGIQNAYDRRREFQLGESVKYFLDNVEKLGEPNYIPSQQDVLLARKPTKGIHEYDFEIKNVPFKMVDVGGQRSERRRWFECFDCVTSILFLVSSSEYDQVLMEDRETNRLQESLNIFETIVNNRVFSNVSIILFLNKTDLLEEKVQSVPLRDYFPEYTGPESSLPEVQKFLVDCFRGKRRDTTQKPLYHHFTTAINTENIRLVFRDVKDTILHDNLKQLMLQ; encoded by the exons ATGGCGGATTTCCTGCCGTCCAGGTCCGTGTTAAATGTGTGTATCCCTGCATGTCTCCTCAATAGTACCGAGGTGGAGCAGCTAAGAAAATCTAAAGAAATCGACAAATGTCTCTCCCGGGATAAAACATACGTAAAGCGGCTTGTAAAAATCTTATTGTTGGGCGCTGGCGAAAGCGGCAAGTCTACTTTCCTAAAACAAATGCGGATAATACACGGACAGGACTTCGACCAACAAGCCAGAGAGGAGTTCCGAGCTACTATTTACAGCAATGTTATCAAAG GAGTGCGTGTGTTGGTGGATGCGAGGGAGAAGCTACACATTCCCTGGGGATGCCCTGACAATCACACTCATGGGGCCAGTTTGATGGCGTTCGACACCAGGTCAGCGATAATGGCCCAGGGCCAGGTGGAGAAGAGTGTGTTCCTGCTGTACCTGCCCTCCATCCAGGCTCTGTGGGCTGATACAGGGATACAGAACGCTTATGACCGTCGCAGGGAGTTCCAGCtg GGGGAGTCTGTTAAATATTTCTTGGACAATGTAGAAAAACTTGGTGAGCCG aACTACATTCCCAGCCAGCAGGATGTTCTGCTGGCCCGGAAGCCCACCAAGGGCATCCACGAGTACGACTTTGAGATCAAGAACGTGCCCTTCAAGATGGTGGACGTGGGGGGCCAGCGCTCAGAGAGGAGACGCTGGTTTGAGTGCTTCGACTGCGTCACGTCCATTCTCTTCCTTGTATCTTCCTCTGAGTACGACCAG GTGCTGATGGAGGACCGGGAAACCAACCGCCTGCAAGAGTCTCTTAACATCTTCGAGACCATCGTCAACAACCGCGTGTTCAGCAACGTGtccatcatcctcttcctcaacaAGACGGacctgctggaggagaaggTGCAGAGCGTTCCTCTCAGGGACTACTTCCCAGAGTATACTGGGCCGGAAAGCAGCCTGCCGGAAGTGCAGAAGTTCCTGGTGGACTGTTTCCGGGGGAAACGGCGTGACACGACACAAAAGCCCCTCTACCACCACTTCACCACCGCCATCAACACGGAGAACATACGCCTGGTGTTTCGGGATGTCAAGGACACCATTCTCCATGACAACCTGAAACAGCTCATGCTCCAGTGA
- the si:dkey-21c1.4 gene encoding uncharacterized protein C17orf80 homolog isoform X2 has product MLETCPFCGKSFKRLKTHLPHCKYAPVAQATQASKNPITASHQQNHPSPVNTSSIPSLALLETANANKRSSGKKSAKKTEKPSPPPSSASSSPTKKSKKTLESSSPAALPSLPTTQKKKHRIVDDIKPVPLPLLSINPPITKPKKKGVRAPKEYSDSGSKTLLGTEAASTGLLLSPEPSLAPDLVSCTSPVSHGDTGRPVTSSKLKMTENTGSTKSALDPGPVRLQPKDAAKKKPQRQKAGLAVEATPPSVSQGPGQQGLMDGGLQGPSCGDGAWAEGAEVERNRGSSGREVEKMERLHWSGVDQIRPVLQDHTILSNLNTESQKSILDQIKSTTAVQSANHLFNMIDSRRPVRDLSESSALRPVNVPVLPASTPVPRTRTGNKTIMTSLPSSLTRSPGLLNTSHTRDTPPVVWSSTVPPRPAPVVMDIAQSLRQGMELKTKAQQLAEQEALGAVTQRALGEVTLRQLPGWLADQLPNHPREAAHMLHRGWQWYYRRYIDVKKGGVGGVAMLLAGYCVLSYTWNYPHIKRDRWRRYH; this is encoded by the exons ATGTTGGAGACATGCCCATTCTGTGGGAAAAGCTTTAAGAGGCTGAAGACCCACCTCCCTCACTGCAAATATGCCCCAGTCGCCCAGGCAACACAAGCCTCCAAGAACCCCATCACAGCTTCCCACCAGCAGAACCATCCATCACCAGTAAACACATCTTCAATACCATCGTTGGCATTGCTAGAAACAGCAAATGCCAACAAGAGATCAAGTGGCAAGAAATCAGCTAAGAAGACTGAGAAACCATCACCGCCACCATCATCAGCATCTTCCTCACCAACTAAGAAGAGTAAGAAAACACTAGAATCTTCATCCCCAGCAGCTTTGCCATCATTACCAACAACCCAGAAGAAGAAACACAGGATTGTTGATGACATAAAGCCTGTCCCCTTGCCTCTTCTCTCCATCAACCCCCCCATCACTAAACCCAAGAAGAAGGGTGTTCGTGCTCCTAAGGAGTACTCGGACTCAGGATCTAAAACACTGTTGGGAACAGAAGCTGCTTCCACAGGTCTATTGCTCTCCCCAGAGCCCAGTCTGGCTCCAGATCTCGTGTCATGTACGTCCCCAGTCTCTCACGGGGACACAGGACGTCCAGTCACATCCTCTAAACTCAAAATGACTGAAAACACAGGGAGCACCAAATCTGCCCTTGACCCTGGCCCAGTTAGACTCCAACCCAAAGATGCTGCCAAGAAGAAACCACAAAGACAGAAGGCTGGACTGGCAGTGGAGGCAAcgcctccttctgtctcccagGGTCCTGGGCAGCAGGGGCTGATGGATGGGGGGCTGCAGGGTCCAAGCTGTGGGGACGGTGCCTGGGCTGAAGgtgcagaggtggagaggaacagaggatcttcaggcagggaggtggagaagatggAAAGGTTGCACTGGTCAGGTGTTGATCAGATCAGGCCAGTTCTCCAGGACCACACCATCTTAAGCAACTTAAATACTGAAAGTCAGAAATCAATACTAGACCAGATTAAATCTACCACTGCAGTCCAGAGTGCGAACCATCTGTTCAACATGATAGACTCTAGGAGACCTGTCAGAGACCTCAGTGAAAGCAGCGCTTTACGTCCAGTGAATGTTCCAGTTCTCCCAGCATCCACCCCTGTACCACGAACCAGGACAGGAAACAAAACCATAATGACCAGCCTGCCGTCCAGCCTCACACGTTCCCCAGGCCTCCTGAACACGTCTCACACACGAGACACACCTCCTGTTGTCTGGAGCTCCACGGTGCCCCCCCGCCCAGCCCCTGTCGTCATGGATATAGCCCAGAGTTTGAGACAGGGGATGGAGCTCAAGACCAAGGCACAGCAACTTGCAGAGCAGGAGGCTCTAG GTGCTGTGACACAGCGGGCTCTAGGAGAAGTGACACTGAGGCAgctccctggctggctggcagaccAACTCCCCAACCACCCCCGAGAGGCAGCCCACATGCttcacagag gcTGGCAGTGGTATTACAGGAGATACATCGATGTCAAGAAAGGAGGTGTTGGAGGAGTGGCTATGCTGTTAGCAGGGTATTGTGTTCTCAGCTACACATGGAATTACCCACACATCA AGCGAGACCGCTGGAGGAGATAccactga